In the Mya arenaria isolate MELC-2E11 chromosome 11, ASM2691426v1 genome, one interval contains:
- the LOC128207706 gene encoding uridine diphosphate glucose pyrophosphatase NUDT22-like, translating into MDPFTVIYTTRSPSLTLPENIHVNLSPSFNRQTLPGDQERDIDKHWQDRLVQLPSLFNGTKFRLDSLEDNKSGDLNLNLGVTCYKDFQGTNLSQDVLLMQSQGLCDHDNSQAYLSDALGVGAFVLTADDHMVLLFRSQNCGEDVNLWDRPGGHAEPKALVGNIPMEDIKVENMDPEKVIKELFSSIIEEVVSEVNIPAESLQPPGILGIHRSNLNGGKPNVEFLVRCKLTSEEVEREYAKGSHSEAYESERILLLPMGEALSSEATKPELWAKMAAGAKATVTLYKMYRHRFPEAAQ; encoded by the exons ATGGATCCATTTACAGTCATATATACCACCAGGTCCCCGTCATTAACCCTCCCAGAGAACATCCATGTGAATCTCAGCCCATCATTCAATAGGCAAACCCTTCCTGGAGACCAGGAGAGAGACATAGACAAGCATTGGCAGGACAGACTGGTCCAGCTGCCTTCGCTCTTCAATGGGACCAAGTTTCGTCTTGACTCTTTAGAAGATAACAAAAGTGGTGATCTTAACTTGAACCTTGGGGTGACCTGCTACAAAGACTTTCAGGGAACAAACCTCTCTCAGGATGTGTTACTCATGCAAAGTCAGGGTCTGTGTGACCATGACAACTCACAGGCTTATCTGTCAGATGCTCTTGGTGtcggagcttttgtcctgactGCAGATGACCACATGGTTTTGCTGTTTCGGTCACAGAATTGTGGAGAAGATGTGAATCTGTGGGACCGACCAGGCGGGCATGCTGAACCAAag gCACTCGTCGGAAACATTCCAATGGAAGATATCAAGGTAGAGAACATGGATCCAGAGAAGGTTATCAAGGAACTCTTCAGCTCGATCATAGAGGAGGTAGTTTCTGAGGTGAACATTCCTGCTGAATCCTTACAGCCTCCGGGAATTCTGGGAATTCACAGGAGCAACCTAAATGGCGGCAAGCCAAACGTAGAATTTCTTGTAAG GTGCAAGCTGACGTCAGAGGAGGTGGAGCGCGAGTACGCAAAGGGCAGTCATTCAGAGGCGTACGAGTCAGAGCGGATTCTGCTTCTGCCCATGGGAGAAGCACTGAGCTCTGAGGCGACGAAACCTGAACTGTGGGCTAAAATGGCCGCTGGTGCAAAGGCTACCGTCACATTGTACAAGATGTACAGACATCGTTTCCCTGAGGCAGCCCAGTGA